In the genome of Candidatus Saccharibacteria bacterium oral taxon 488, one region contains:
- a CDS encoding YajQ family cyclic di-GMP-binding protein: MASFSFDIVSEIDKAEMNNVFMQAEKEIQGRYDFKGTSAAIDWLDDKKGLKLTGDNDWQVDAVLDIVRKKLAARGQSSKVLDLTKEKVTSNLKTTWEIPFKQGLDQPTAKRIAADIRTNAPKAKPQIQGDLVRVTSASKDELQKVISLMRENDYDTPLQCVNYR, from the coding sequence ATGGCAAGTTTTTCATTTGATATCGTGTCAGAAATTGACAAAGCTGAGATGAACAACGTATTCATGCAGGCGGAAAAAGAGATCCAGGGGCGGTATGATTTTAAGGGGACGAGTGCTGCGATTGACTGGCTGGATGATAAAAAGGGTCTGAAACTCACCGGCGATAACGACTGGCAGGTTGATGCGGTGCTGGATATCGTGCGCAAGAAACTGGCGGCTCGGGGTCAGTCGAGCAAAGTCCTCGATCTCACCAAAGAAAAAGTCACCTCAAATCTCAAAACCACGTGGGAAATTCCCTTCAAACAGGGTCTCGATCAGCCGACCGCCAAGCGCATCGCTGCCGACATTCGCACCAACGCGCCAAAAGCCAAGCCACAAATCCAAGGCGACCTCGTTCGCGTCACTTCCGCCTCGAAAGACGAGTTGCAAAAAGTCATTAGCCTGATGCGTGAGAATGATTATGACACGCCGCTGCAGTGCGTGAATTATCGCTAA
- the rpsL gene encoding 30S ribosomal protein S12 produces MPTINQLVRKPRQTAKKKSKSPALGRIHNALKTRYYDQNAPLKRGVCVRVTTKTPKKPNSALRKVARVKLNNGYEVWAYIGGEGHNLQEHAVVLIRGGRVPDLPGVRYHIVRGALDLQGVNNRKRGRSKYGTKKGDK; encoded by the coding sequence ATGCCAACAATCAACCAATTGGTGCGCAAGCCGCGCCAAACGGCCAAGAAAAAGTCCAAGTCGCCAGCACTGGGTCGCATTCATAACGCCCTGAAAACGCGTTACTACGACCAAAATGCACCGCTCAAGCGTGGTGTGTGCGTGCGCGTGACGACCAAGACACCAAAGAAACCAAACTCAGCTTTGCGTAAAGTTGCCCGCGTGAAACTAAACAACGGCTACGAAGTCTGGGCCTACATCGGTGGTGAGGGTCACAACTTGCAGGAGCACGCTGTGGTCTTGATCCGTGGTGGTCGTGTGCCTGATCTTCCAGGTGTGCGTTATCACATCGTCCGTGGCGCGTTGGACCTCCAGGGTGTCAACAACCGCAAGCGGGGCCGTTCGAAGTACGGTACTAAGAAAGGGGATAAGTAA
- the fusA gene encoding elongation factor G, with the protein MAANVPLQNFRNIGIIAHIDAGKTTTTEGILYRTGLTHKIGVVKGDGDGATTDWMAQEKERGITITSAAVTCFWKDHKINIIDTPGHIDFTAEVERSLRVLDGAVTVFDGKMGVEAQSETVWRQANKYGVPRICFVNKINQTGGDFWKSLESIHNRLSKQAFPIHIPIGFEKTINGVVDLVDMKAYTYDDYTDHELKVGEIPADMLEKAKNARALLVENAVEADDELMMKFLDQGEEAITIDELKMALRKRVLAGDFYLVTGGDGRGVIVEKVLDLMVDYLPSPLDVDEIWGKNPKTGDEVSRKPSDKEPLSALAFKIAADPFVGKLIFVRVYSGVLNSGSYVLNTTTGDKERIGRIVRMHADKREDIDKISAGDIAAVVGLKNTGTGNTLTDPAHPIALESIEFPEPPVSIAVEPKSKADQEKMALALQRLAEEDPTFRIHTDEETGQTIMSGMGELHLDILIDRMKREFKVEANIGEPQVAFRESIKGRAEVQGKHAKQSGGRGQYGDVWVRFEPNEAGKGFEFIDEIKGGVVPQEYRPAVMKGIKETLEGGVIAGYPVVDVKATLYDGSYHDVDSSELAFSLAGSLAAREGIKQATPILLEPVMKVEVTTPEEFMGDIIGDLNSRRGRIDAMEDLMGGAKLIKAFVPLANMFGYTSDIRSMSQGRAASTMELAQYEEVPPNVAQEIIEKRNK; encoded by the coding sequence ATGGCAGCAAACGTTCCATTACAAAACTTTAGAAATATCGGTATTATTGCCCATATTGACGCCGGTAAAACGACGACAACTGAGGGTATTTTGTACCGCACTGGCTTAACGCATAAAATTGGCGTGGTTAAAGGCGACGGCGACGGTGCCACCACTGACTGGATGGCGCAGGAAAAGGAGCGCGGTATTACCATCACCTCGGCGGCGGTGACCTGTTTCTGGAAAGACCACAAGATTAATATCATTGACACGCCAGGACACATCGACTTTACTGCTGAAGTGGAGCGTTCGCTGCGTGTGCTCGACGGTGCGGTGACGGTGTTTGATGGCAAGATGGGCGTTGAGGCACAGTCCGAGACGGTGTGGCGCCAGGCTAACAAATACGGCGTGCCGCGCATTTGTTTCGTTAACAAGATCAATCAGACCGGCGGCGACTTTTGGAAATCGCTGGAGTCAATTCACAACCGCCTCAGTAAGCAAGCCTTTCCAATTCACATCCCGATTGGTTTTGAAAAGACCATCAACGGTGTGGTTGACCTGGTCGACATGAAGGCCTACACCTACGATGATTACACTGATCATGAGCTAAAGGTCGGCGAGATCCCAGCTGATATGTTGGAGAAGGCGAAGAATGCTCGCGCCCTGCTAGTGGAGAATGCCGTTGAAGCTGACGATGAATTGATGATGAAGTTCCTCGACCAAGGTGAAGAGGCAATTACCATTGATGAACTGAAAATGGCGCTACGCAAGCGCGTGCTGGCTGGCGACTTCTACCTAGTGACCGGCGGTGATGGTCGCGGTGTCATCGTCGAGAAGGTGCTTGACCTCATGGTTGACTACCTGCCAAGCCCGCTGGACGTTGACGAAATTTGGGGTAAAAATCCAAAGACTGGCGACGAAGTGAGCCGCAAGCCGTCGGACAAAGAACCGCTCTCAGCCCTGGCGTTTAAGATTGCTGCCGATCCGTTTGTCGGTAAATTGATTTTCGTACGCGTGTATTCTGGCGTGCTGAATTCAGGCAGCTACGTCCTGAACACCACCACTGGCGATAAGGAGCGTATCGGCCGTATCGTGCGCATGCATGCTGACAAGCGCGAGGATATCGACAAGATTTCTGCCGGCGACATTGCCGCTGTAGTTGGCTTAAAGAACACTGGTACAGGTAATACCTTGACCGATCCGGCACATCCAATTGCCCTAGAGTCAATTGAGTTCCCAGAACCGCCAGTATCCATAGCCGTTGAGCCGAAATCAAAGGCTGACCAGGAAAAAATGGCGCTGGCTTTGCAGCGTTTGGCTGAGGAAGACCCAACCTTCCGCATCCACACTGACGAAGAGACTGGTCAGACCATCATGTCAGGAATGGGTGAGTTGCACCTGGACATTCTGATCGACCGCATGAAGCGCGAGTTCAAGGTTGAAGCGAACATCGGCGAGCCGCAAGTAGCCTTCCGCGAGTCAATCAAGGGCCGCGCCGAAGTCCAAGGTAAGCACGCCAAGCAGTCCGGCGGCCGCGGTCAGTACGGTGATGTCTGGGTGCGATTTGAGCCGAATGAGGCTGGCAAGGGCTTTGAATTTATCGACGAGATCAAGGGTGGTGTGGTTCCTCAGGAGTATCGCCCAGCTGTCATGAAGGGCATCAAGGAAACCCTGGAAGGCGGTGTTATCGCTGGCTATCCAGTGGTTGATGTTAAAGCGACGTTGTACGATGGTTCGTACCACGATGTCGACTCCTCAGAACTAGCCTTTTCATTGGCAGGTTCATTAGCGGCTCGTGAAGGTATTAAGCAAGCAACCCCAATTCTGCTCGAACCAGTCATGAAGGTTGAAGTGACGACCCCAGAAGAGTTTATGGGCGATATCATCGGCGACCTTAACTCACGCCGCGGTCGTATTGATGCCATGGAAGACTTGATGGGCGGTGCTAAGTTGATCAAGGCTTTCGTGCCGCTAGCAAACATGTTTGGCTATACCTCGGACATCCGCTCGATGTCACAGGGCCGTGCTGCATCAACCATGGAGCTCGCGCAGTACGAGGAAGTACCACCAAACGTAGCGCAGGAGATTATCGAGAAGCGCAACAAATAA
- the rpoC gene encoding DNA-directed RNA polymerase subunit beta', translating into MAQYSFNATGISDFDAVRLAVASAEDILKWSHGEVLKPETINYRTQKPERDGLFCERIFGPVKDINPHDSKLKGVRSREAAVDKNGELVTKSIVRRERMGHIQLAAPVAHIWFMRGTPSAMSLLLGMTVRNIERIAYFATYVILKVDEVTRDQYLADLEAETEAGRMAIKMRYEQLAEADGADIKQLAKEQSREVDELNDKYTTKKTQLESLVKGALISETDYRNLPEEYDELIEVGMGASALKALLDEINLSELIAQLSEEAEHAKGQREKKLLKRLKMLESMQAAGIKPSSLCLTVLPVIPPDLRPMVALSGGRFATSDLNDLYRRIINRNNRLKKLVELNAPEVIQRNEKRMLQEAVDALIDNAAARGGRAVSSTGSRRRLKSISDMLKGKQGRFRQNLLGKRVDYSGRSVIVVGPKLKINQCGLPKQMALELFKPFVISWLIKGEFAHNIRSATRLIESGEAVVWDALDEAIKGKYVLLNRAPSLHRLSIQSFQPVLVEGKAIQLHPLVCAGFNADFDGDQMAVHLPLSKEAQAEARELMSATNNLLKPADGAPVLHISQDIVLGNYYLTYDKPQAQTDHIKAFSSVYEAELAYDKGAIQLQTPIRIYAKGKLRQTTLGRVFFNEILPEDFPYDNNVQTKKQLKKVLAQIFNKYGAEETAKIADRMKGQAFRFATTAAVSTGMTDYVHFDEIAEFVAEGDAKAALISEQFDQGLITEDERYNLTVNAWRNVDNKITAFLQDQLAHMDTSISMMVNSGARGDISNVKLASAMIGIQVDAANREIELPIRSSYTGGLSSLEAFVATRGARKGLIDTALKTADSGYLTRRLVDVAQDVFTVEDVEGDDEGYAIYRSETEETMIDFSNRLAGRYAAETIPGHVNKDELITREIADSIDDDESVQSVKIQSVLSTNNLNGIPQRSYGVDMSTGKLVGNHQPVGVIAAQSVGEPGTQLTLRTFHNSGVAGGDITQGLPRVEELFEARTPKGQAFVTEIAGLVDVWEDGKKYIVQVTPESGKVERLPLDGRTIVVKAGSSVKAGDVLATGEGDTRPLIAPFDGVVEAAEDTLVIAAEAGAPARYEIPGTMQLVVKAGDVVEAGDRLTAGSLNLHDLMRLKGVEATQRYIINEVLRIYAAQGQDVADKHLEIIVRQMFSRVQIEDAGDSDFVTGDIVSKAAVVNTNKQLAAEGKNLISYTQLLLGITKVSIWSDSWLSAASFQDTTRVLINAAVSGRADHLHGLKENVIIGRKIPVGTGAVEETETDEPSEDEFADNQEEELAVAV; encoded by the coding sequence ATGGCGCAATATTCATTTAACGCGACCGGAATTAGCGATTTTGATGCGGTACGCCTAGCGGTGGCCAGCGCCGAGGACATCCTAAAGTGGAGTCACGGCGAGGTTCTCAAGCCAGAGACGATCAATTACCGCACCCAAAAGCCAGAGCGCGATGGCTTGTTCTGCGAGCGAATCTTTGGTCCGGTCAAGGACATCAACCCGCACGATTCAAAGCTCAAGGGCGTGCGTTCACGCGAGGCCGCCGTCGATAAAAACGGCGAACTGGTCACCAAGTCAATCGTCCGCCGCGAGCGCATGGGCCACATTCAGCTGGCCGCGCCAGTGGCGCACATCTGGTTTATGCGCGGTACGCCGAGCGCCATGAGCTTGCTACTGGGGATGACGGTGCGTAATATTGAGCGGATTGCTTACTTTGCGACCTATGTCATTCTCAAGGTTGATGAAGTCACGCGTGACCAATACCTGGCGGATCTGGAGGCCGAGACTGAAGCTGGTCGGATGGCGATCAAGATGCGCTACGAGCAGCTCGCGGAAGCTGACGGCGCTGACATCAAGCAGCTCGCGAAGGAGCAAAGCCGCGAGGTCGACGAGCTTAACGACAAGTACACGACGAAGAAAACGCAGCTCGAGAGCCTCGTCAAGGGTGCGCTGATCTCAGAGACGGATTATCGTAACCTGCCAGAGGAGTATGACGAGCTGATTGAGGTCGGCATGGGTGCCAGCGCGCTCAAGGCGTTGCTGGACGAGATCAATCTGTCAGAACTGATCGCCCAGCTGAGCGAGGAAGCCGAGCACGCCAAGGGTCAGCGCGAGAAGAAACTGCTCAAGCGCCTCAAGATGCTCGAGAGCATGCAGGCTGCTGGCATCAAGCCATCCAGCCTCTGCCTGACCGTACTGCCAGTCATCCCACCGGATCTCCGTCCAATGGTGGCCCTCAGCGGTGGTCGATTTGCAACGTCTGACTTGAACGATCTGTACCGCCGTATCATCAACCGCAACAACCGCCTGAAGAAACTGGTTGAGCTCAACGCGCCAGAAGTGATTCAGCGCAACGAAAAGCGCATGCTGCAAGAGGCCGTCGATGCCTTGATCGACAACGCAGCGGCGCGCGGTGGTCGGGCAGTCAGCTCGACTGGTAGCCGCCGTCGTCTCAAGTCAATCAGCGACATGCTCAAAGGTAAGCAAGGCCGCTTCCGCCAGAACCTGCTCGGTAAGCGCGTCGATTACTCTGGCCGCTCGGTCATTGTCGTCGGTCCAAAATTAAAGATCAATCAGTGCGGCCTGCCAAAACAAATGGCACTCGAACTATTCAAGCCGTTCGTCATCAGCTGGCTGATCAAGGGCGAATTTGCCCACAACATCCGCTCAGCAACTCGCTTGATCGAGTCGGGTGAGGCGGTCGTGTGGGATGCGCTTGACGAGGCGATTAAGGGCAAGTACGTGCTGCTCAACCGCGCGCCGAGCTTGCACCGCCTGTCAATTCAGTCCTTCCAGCCAGTCCTCGTCGAGGGCAAGGCGATTCAGCTTCACCCGCTGGTCTGTGCTGGTTTTAACGCCGACTTTGATGGTGACCAGATGGCCGTGCACCTGCCACTTTCCAAGGAAGCGCAGGCCGAGGCACGCGAGCTGATGAGCGCCACCAACAACCTATTGAAGCCTGCCGACGGTGCGCCGGTGCTGCACATCTCGCAGGACATCGTGCTCGGTAATTACTACCTGACCTATGACAAGCCGCAGGCGCAGACTGACCACATCAAGGCGTTCAGCTCGGTCTACGAGGCAGAGCTAGCGTACGACAAGGGTGCTATCCAACTGCAAACGCCAATTCGCATCTATGCCAAGGGCAAGCTGCGTCAGACGACCTTGGGCCGAGTCTTCTTTAACGAGATTTTGCCAGAGGACTTCCCATATGACAACAACGTTCAGACGAAGAAGCAGCTGAAGAAAGTATTGGCGCAGATCTTCAACAAGTATGGCGCCGAGGAAACTGCCAAGATTGCCGACCGCATGAAGGGTCAGGCCTTCCGCTTCGCGACAACTGCGGCCGTGTCAACTGGTATGACCGACTACGTGCACTTTGACGAGATCGCTGAGTTCGTGGCTGAGGGCGACGCCAAGGCGGCCTTGATTTCCGAGCAATTCGACCAAGGTTTGATCACCGAGGACGAGCGTTACAACTTGACGGTGAATGCCTGGCGAAATGTGGATAATAAGATTACGGCCTTCCTCCAGGATCAGCTGGCGCACATGGACACCAGTATCTCGATGATGGTCAACTCTGGTGCTCGTGGTGATATCTCCAATGTCAAGCTAGCCAGCGCCATGATCGGTATCCAGGTCGACGCCGCTAACCGCGAAATTGAGCTACCAATCCGTAGTTCCTACACCGGTGGTCTGTCCAGCCTTGAGGCCTTTGTGGCAACCCGTGGTGCGCGTAAGGGTTTGATCGACACCGCGCTCAAGACCGCCGACTCAGGTTACCTGACCCGTCGTTTGGTTGATGTGGCGCAGGACGTCTTCACGGTTGAGGACGTTGAAGGTGACGACGAAGGTTACGCAATCTACCGCTCAGAAACTGAGGAAACGATGATCGACTTCTCGAACCGCTTGGCTGGTCGGTATGCTGCCGAGACGATTCCGGGTCACGTCAACAAGGACGAATTGATCACTCGTGAAATCGCTGACTCAATTGATGACGATGAAAGCGTCCAGAGCGTCAAAATTCAATCAGTCTTGTCAACCAACAACCTTAACGGCATTCCGCAGCGCAGCTACGGCGTTGACATGTCAACTGGTAAACTGGTCGGTAATCATCAGCCAGTCGGTGTCATCGCTGCGCAGTCAGTCGGTGAGCCGGGTACTCAGCTGACCTTGCGTACCTTCCACAACTCCGGTGTAGCTGGTGGCGACATCACCCAGGGTCTGCCGCGTGTTGAAGAATTGTTCGAGGCGCGCACACCAAAGGGCCAGGCGTTTGTTACGGAAATTGCCGGGTTAGTTGACGTTTGGGAAGATGGCAAAAAGTACATCGTCCAAGTTACTCCAGAATCAGGCAAGGTTGAGCGCTTGCCACTGGACGGTCGAACCATCGTGGTCAAGGCCGGCTCAAGCGTCAAGGCTGGTGACGTATTGGCAACTGGCGAAGGCGACACCCGCCCACTCATCGCACCATTTGACGGTGTGGTTGAAGCGGCAGAAGACACCCTGGTGATCGCTGCTGAAGCTGGCGCGCCAGCTCGCTATGAAATCCCAGGCACCATGCAGTTGGTGGTTAAAGCGGGCGACGTTGTCGAGGCTGGCGACCGCTTGACGGCTGGTTCATTGAACCTGCATGACTTGATGCGCCTGAAGGGTGTCGAGGCAACTCAGCGCTACATCATCAACGAAGTGCTGCGCATTTACGCCGCTCAGGGTCAAGACGTGGCCGACAAGCACCTGGAGATCATCGTTCGCCAGATGTTTAGTCGCGTCCAGATTGAAGACGCGGGCGACAGTGACTTTGTGACGGGCGACATCGTTTCTAAGGCTGCAGTGGTGAACACCAACAAGCAACTCGCCGCTGAGGGCAAAAACCTCATCAGCTACACTCAGTTGCTGCTCGGTATCACCAAGGTGTCCATCTGGAGCGATTCGTGGCTATCTGCTGCGTCCTTCCAGGACACCACTCGCGTGCTGATCAACGCTGCCGTCTCTGGCCGCGCTGACCACTTGCACGGTCTCAAGGAAAACGTTATCATCGGCCGCAAGATTCCAGTAGGAACGGGCGCTGTTGAAGAAACGGAAACCGACGAGCCAAGTGAGGACGAGTTCGCCGACAACCAAGAAGAGGAATTAGCTGTAGCGGTATAA
- the rpsG gene encoding 30S ribosomal protein S7: MPRKVTKKLQRQLQPDRRYQSVLVQRLINKSMLDGKKLAAERAVYTALETAAKKLDSEDPLAVFEKALKNVSPNFEVKSRRVGGANYQIPFPVQGHRQLHYAFSWLVQSARARSGMPYSQRLALEIVDAYNEAGAAFKKKEDTHKMAEANRAFAHFARG, encoded by the coding sequence ATGCCTCGTAAAGTTACCAAGAAACTACAACGCCAATTGCAACCTGATCGCCGCTACCAAAGCGTGCTGGTGCAGCGCTTGATCAACAAATCAATGCTGGACGGCAAAAAGTTGGCGGCTGAGCGGGCTGTTTACACCGCTCTGGAAACTGCTGCCAAGAAACTGGATTCAGAAGATCCGCTGGCAGTGTTTGAAAAAGCATTGAAAAACGTCAGTCCAAACTTTGAGGTGAAGAGCCGCCGCGTCGGTGGTGCCAACTACCAGATTCCGTTCCCAGTTCAGGGACACCGGCAGCTACACTACGCGTTTAGCTGGCTGGTACAATCAGCCCGCGCTCGCAGCGGTATGCCATACTCACAGCGTTTGGCGCTAGAAATCGTTGACGCCTACAACGAAGCTGGTGCTGCCTTCAAGAAGAAGGAAGACACCCACAAGATGGCCGAAGCCAACCGCGCCTTTGCGCACTTTGCTCGCGGCTAA